The Pseudofrankia inefficax genome window below encodes:
- a CDS encoding aldehyde dehydrogenase family protein, with protein sequence MSGESRLLIGGKLTDAASGRTFDNINPATEEILGSTADADLVDLDAAIASARVAFDTTTWSTDRALRKRCLLQLQEALEREREEIRAELVAEVGCPVATTYMAQLELPLEDALLWPARAIDEFPWERELSTGNQFGMRSWRKAVKEPVGVVGAITPWNYPLEITLGKLGQILATGNTLVLKPAPDTPWTTTRIGRLVAEHTDIPPGVVNVVASADHALGEALVDDPRVDLISFTGSTATGRRIMERGSAGLKRLFLELGGKSADIVLDDADLPAKLAFASFVCMHAGQGCAMTTRLLVPRSRYDEAVELVAASFANVPYGDPTDPANIQGPQISARQRDRVLGYVEAGLREGARLVTGGGRPSHLPKGFYVEPTLFADVDNTMTIAREEIFGPVLVMIPFEDDDDAVRIANDSPYGLSGAVTSGSAERALAVAGRLKAGTVSVNGGIYYGADVPFGGRKASGIGRQNGVEGFEQYLETKSIAGLAAS encoded by the coding sequence ATGAGCGGCGAGTCGAGGCTGCTCATCGGTGGAAAGCTGACGGACGCGGCAAGCGGCCGCACGTTCGACAACATCAACCCCGCGACCGAGGAGATCCTCGGGTCGACGGCCGACGCCGACCTGGTCGACCTCGACGCGGCGATCGCGAGCGCCCGCGTCGCCTTCGACACGACGACCTGGTCCACCGACCGCGCGCTGCGCAAGCGGTGCCTGCTGCAGCTGCAGGAAGCGCTGGAACGGGAGCGCGAGGAGATCCGCGCCGAACTGGTCGCGGAGGTGGGCTGCCCGGTCGCCACGACGTACATGGCGCAGCTGGAGCTGCCGCTGGAGGACGCGCTGCTCTGGCCGGCCAGAGCGATCGACGAGTTCCCCTGGGAGCGTGAGCTCTCGACCGGCAACCAGTTCGGCATGCGGAGCTGGCGGAAGGCGGTGAAGGAGCCGGTCGGGGTGGTCGGGGCGATCACACCGTGGAACTACCCGCTGGAGATCACTCTCGGCAAGCTCGGCCAGATCCTCGCCACCGGCAACACGCTGGTCCTCAAGCCGGCGCCGGACACGCCCTGGACCACCACCCGGATCGGCCGGCTGGTCGCGGAGCACACCGACATCCCGCCGGGCGTCGTCAACGTCGTCGCCTCGGCCGACCACGCGCTCGGGGAAGCCCTGGTCGACGACCCACGCGTCGACCTGATCTCCTTCACCGGGTCCACCGCCACCGGGCGGCGGATCATGGAAAGGGGCTCCGCCGGCCTCAAGCGCCTCTTCCTCGAGCTGGGCGGCAAGTCCGCCGACATCGTCCTGGACGACGCCGACCTCCCGGCGAAGCTGGCCTTCGCCTCGTTCGTCTGCATGCACGCCGGCCAGGGCTGCGCGATGACCACCCGGCTGCTGGTGCCCCGGTCCCGCTACGACGAGGCCGTCGAGCTGGTGGCGGCGAGCTTCGCGAACGTGCCGTACGGCGACCCGACCGACCCCGCGAACATCCAGGGCCCCCAGATCAGCGCCCGCCAGCGCGACCGCGTGCTCGGCTACGTCGAGGCGGGCCTGCGGGAGGGCGCCCGGCTGGTGACGGGCGGCGGTCGGCCGAGCCACCTCCCGAAGGGCTTCTACGTCGAGCCGACCCTGTTCGCCGACGTCGACAACACGATGACGATCGCCCGCGAGGAGATCTTCGGCCCGGTCCTCGTGATGATCCCGTTCGAGGACGACGACGACGCGGTCCGGATCGCGAACGACAGCCCCTACGGCCTGTCCGGCGCGGTCACCAGCGGCTCAGCGGAACGAGCGCTGGCGGTGGCCGGGCGACTCAAGGCCGGCACGGTCTCGGTGAACGGCGGGATCTACTACGGCGCCGACGTTCCGTTCGGCGGCCGCAAGGCGAGCGGGATCGGCCGGCAGAACGGCGTCGAGGGCTTCGAGCAGTATCTGGAGACCAAGTCGATCGCCGGTCTCGCGGCCTCGTGA
- a CDS encoding thiolase C-terminal domain-containing protein, which translates to MTEVEGTPGPAVVRPLPAVTPHTRPFWTGGERGELRLYRCGACGLLLHPSQVVCPRGDGGELAVHAVSGRGHVLSVSVNGQHWLPDFPPPYVVAVVALVDDPAVRLTTNVVGCAPEDVVIGMPVRVRFVQQEDVWLPLFEPDPWGMPVEATAASFAPLPPSCALPRPARRPVAAGSRRFEERVAITGAGQSRIGRRLMRPPVELAVEACRAAVADAGLTMDDIDGLSTYPGGFLEPMGISEGGVGAVEEALRVHPAWINGGDESSGQLGSVIAAMLAVAGGLCQHVLCFRTVWESTHTTLLREGQLALPPGGRVTGSFQYQLPFGAASAAQWVAQYASHYFARFGASRETLGWIAVNARAHAGLNPAAIYRSPLSMDDYLAARTITTPFGLYDCDVPCDGATAFVVSAVDAARDLRAPVLVEAVGTALDERQSWDQGTVSHMPNVFGPAAHLWSRTSLRPADVDVALLYDGFTFVALSWLEALGFCGIGEAADFLDGGKRIGLHGELPLNPHGGQLSAGRTHGYGFLHEAVVQLRGDGGARQVAGARTAVVSAGGGVPAGCLLLRRD; encoded by the coding sequence GTGACCGAGGTCGAGGGCACCCCGGGGCCGGCTGTGGTCCGGCCGCTGCCCGCTGTCACCCCGCACACCCGCCCGTTCTGGACCGGCGGCGAGCGGGGCGAGCTGCGGCTCTACCGCTGCGGCGCGTGCGGGCTCCTGCTGCACCCCTCGCAGGTCGTGTGCCCGCGGGGCGACGGCGGCGAGTTGGCCGTGCACGCCGTCTCGGGCCGTGGCCACGTGCTGTCCGTGTCGGTCAACGGGCAGCACTGGCTGCCGGACTTCCCCCCGCCGTACGTCGTCGCGGTCGTGGCGCTCGTGGACGATCCCGCCGTCCGGCTGACGACGAACGTCGTCGGGTGCGCGCCCGAGGACGTCGTGATCGGCATGCCGGTACGGGTCCGGTTCGTACAGCAGGAGGACGTCTGGTTGCCGCTGTTCGAGCCTGATCCGTGGGGCATGCCGGTGGAGGCCACGGCGGCCTCGTTCGCGCCACTGCCGCCCTCGTGCGCCCTGCCGAGGCCGGCGCGCCGGCCGGTGGCCGCCGGCTCTCGCCGGTTCGAGGAGCGGGTGGCCATCACGGGCGCCGGGCAGTCGCGCATCGGGCGGCGGCTGATGCGGCCACCGGTGGAGCTGGCCGTCGAGGCGTGCCGGGCGGCCGTCGCGGACGCCGGGCTCACGATGGACGACATCGACGGCCTGTCCACCTATCCCGGCGGCTTCCTCGAACCTATGGGCATCTCCGAGGGCGGCGTCGGCGCCGTGGAGGAGGCGTTGCGGGTCCACCCGGCGTGGATCAACGGCGGGGACGAGAGCTCGGGCCAGCTCGGCTCGGTGATCGCGGCGATGCTCGCCGTCGCCGGCGGGCTGTGCCAGCACGTCCTGTGCTTCCGGACGGTCTGGGAGTCGACGCACACGACCCTGCTGCGGGAGGGCCAGCTCGCGCTTCCTCCCGGCGGACGGGTGACCGGCTCCTTCCAGTACCAGCTGCCGTTCGGGGCCGCGTCGGCGGCGCAGTGGGTCGCCCAGTACGCCTCGCACTACTTCGCCCGCTTCGGGGCGAGCCGCGAGACGCTCGGCTGGATCGCGGTCAACGCCCGCGCGCACGCCGGCCTGAATCCCGCCGCGATCTACCGCTCACCGCTGAGCATGGACGACTACCTGGCGGCCCGCACGATCACGACCCCGTTCGGTCTCTACGACTGTGACGTGCCCTGCGACGGCGCAACCGCCTTCGTCGTCTCGGCCGTCGACGCGGCGCGTGACCTGCGGGCGCCCGTTCTCGTGGAGGCGGTCGGTACCGCCCTCGACGAGCGTCAGTCCTGGGACCAGGGCACGGTCAGCCACATGCCGAACGTCTTCGGCCCCGCGGCGCACCTGTGGAGCCGCACGTCCCTGCGCCCGGCCGACGTCGACGTCGCGCTGCTGTACGACGGGTTCACCTTCGTCGCGCTGTCCTGGCTGGAGGCGCTCGGCTTCTGCGGGATCGGGGAGGCGGCGGACTTCCTCGACGGCGGCAAGCGGATCGGCCTGCACGGCGAGCTGCCGCTCAACCCGCACGGTGGCCAGCTGTCGGCCGGGCGTACCCACGGGTACGGGTTCCTGCACGAGGCGGTCGTCCAGCTGCGGGGCGACGGCGGCGCTCGCCAGGTCGCCGGCGCGAGGACGGCGGTCGTCAGCGCCGGCGGCGGCGTGCCGGCCGGCTGCCTGCTCCTGCGGCGGGACTGA
- a CDS encoding 3'(2'),5'-bisphosphate nucleotidase CysQ: MDDHTLAAWLAVHAGARLLDIRSQGGAEGDRQSNELLLRLLAEARPDDAVLSEESVDDLARLDRERVWIIDPLDGTREYGEPPRTDWAVHVALAIRGRPAVGAVALPAAGLVLRTGAPPVLPPARQGPIRLTVSRSRPPACVDHLRGHLDAELVPMGSAGAKAMAVVRGEADVYAHSGGQYEWDSCAPVAVAAAAGLHVSRLDGSPLLYNRPNPYLPDVLICHPALAGRVLGVLRRF, encoded by the coding sequence ATGGACGACCACACGCTGGCGGCCTGGCTCGCCGTCCACGCCGGCGCGCGTCTGCTCGACATCCGCTCGCAGGGTGGCGCCGAAGGCGACCGGCAGTCGAACGAGCTGCTGCTTCGCCTGCTGGCCGAGGCGCGCCCCGACGACGCCGTCCTGTCCGAGGAGAGCGTCGACGACCTCGCGCGCCTCGACCGGGAGCGCGTCTGGATCATCGATCCACTCGACGGCACCCGCGAGTACGGCGAACCGCCCCGGACGGACTGGGCGGTCCACGTCGCGCTGGCGATCCGGGGACGGCCCGCGGTGGGCGCCGTAGCGCTGCCCGCCGCGGGCCTCGTCCTGCGCACGGGCGCACCTCCGGTGCTCCCGCCCGCCAGGCAGGGCCCGATTCGTCTCACGGTGTCGCGCAGCCGGCCGCCGGCCTGTGTCGACCACCTCCGCGGGCACCTGGACGCCGAGCTGGTCCCCATGGGCTCGGCCGGCGCCAAGGCGATGGCCGTCGTTCGGGGTGAGGCCGACGTCTACGCCCACTCCGGCGGCCAGTACGAGTGGGACTCCTGCGCGCCCGTGGCGGTCGCCGCCGCGGCCGGCCTGCACGTCTCGCGGCTCGACGGGAGCCCGTTGCTCTACAACCGGCCGAATCCCTACCTTCCCGACGTACTCATCTGTCACCCGGCGCTCGCGGGCCGGGTCCTCGGCGTGCTCCGGCGGTTCTGA
- a CDS encoding ABC transporter substrate-binding protein, whose protein sequence is MRIIHRLRGRAPVAAAAVALVGLSTVLTACGSSAPAASACPLPAPGVTAGTIKVGYVYPDTGPAEIASTFKSARSGVEARIDLQNAHGGVNGRRIDLVWRDDQSDEQAFSGAAHELVDTEKVFGLITTSTALDQSAGWLARENVPVAGTASSAIWSDYPNLFHAGNLYNGGGTSVFGDFVRAEGGTRALVIVDPNAAASQGLAAQLTPSLRSRGIQVVGEVTYTDGVTNAARVADQLRKSGADTLVGAAQLEPFLAVYSAAKALGVRFNVALNLTGYSPDLLAQRGADMAGMSIPSSIGAPGSPAMDTYLAAMSDYAPEAKDPADELAIGGYVVADEMIKGLELAGTCPSRQAFIRNLRNVTDFTAGGLISPLDLSHPKQPTLCQTFIDVDKTGTRFVSVPPPTTLDHDGYWCGTSLR, encoded by the coding sequence GTGAGGATCATTCATCGATTACGTGGGCGGGCCCCTGTCGCGGCGGCCGCCGTCGCCCTCGTCGGACTCTCCACAGTGCTGACCGCCTGCGGATCGTCCGCGCCGGCGGCCAGCGCCTGTCCCCTGCCCGCGCCCGGCGTGACAGCCGGCACGATCAAGGTCGGATACGTCTATCCCGACACCGGACCGGCCGAGATCGCCTCCACGTTCAAGTCGGCCCGCAGCGGCGTCGAGGCCCGCATCGACCTGCAGAACGCTCACGGCGGCGTCAACGGCCGGCGGATCGACCTGGTGTGGAGAGACGACCAGTCCGACGAGCAGGCTTTCTCCGGCGCCGCGCACGAGCTGGTCGACACGGAGAAGGTCTTCGGCCTCATCACCACGTCGACGGCCCTGGACCAGTCGGCCGGCTGGCTGGCGAGGGAGAACGTCCCGGTCGCCGGAACCGCGTCGAGCGCCATCTGGAGCGACTACCCCAACCTCTTCCACGCCGGCAACCTGTACAACGGCGGAGGCACCTCCGTGTTCGGCGACTTCGTCAGGGCGGAGGGCGGGACGAGGGCGCTGGTCATCGTCGACCCGAACGCCGCCGCCTCACAGGGCCTCGCCGCGCAGCTCACGCCCAGCCTGCGAAGCCGTGGGATCCAGGTCGTCGGCGAGGTGACGTACACCGACGGCGTCACCAATGCGGCACGGGTCGCCGACCAGCTGAGGAAGTCCGGCGCGGACACCCTCGTCGGTGCCGCTCAGCTGGAGCCCTTCCTGGCCGTCTACTCGGCGGCGAAGGCTCTCGGCGTCAGGTTCAACGTCGCGCTGAACCTGACGGGCTACAGCCCCGACCTGCTCGCCCAACGCGGCGCCGACATGGCCGGCATGTCCATTCCGTCCAGCATCGGCGCCCCCGGCTCGCCCGCCATGGACACCTACCTGGCCGCGATGAGCGACTATGCCCCCGAGGCCAAGGACCCGGCGGACGAACTCGCCATCGGCGGCTACGTCGTCGCCGACGAGATGATCAAAGGCCTGGAACTCGCCGGTACGTGCCCCAGCCGCCAGGCGTTCATCCGGAATCTTCGCAACGTCACCGACTTCACGGCCGGCGGCCTGATCTCCCCGCTCGACCTGAGCCACCCCAAACAGCCCACCCTTTGCCAGACCTTCATCGACGTCGACAAGACCGGCACCAGATTCGTCTCCGTGCCGCCACCCACCACGCTCGACCACGACGGCTACTGGTGCGGCACGTCACTCCGCTGA
- a CDS encoding class I adenylate-forming enzyme family protein — protein sequence MTRARAITEALDAVLADAPDRPAVVGPSGTLTYAALDAVADAAAGFLAERGVRPGDRVAAALPNDLDIVVAFHAVARLGAIWVGLGRALARPEKDALLAVARPALVLVDPAGYAAEHEPRTTARALGRPSPLLVDPADPSGDWAAGLRAHAGAPRRPAPDPDLPAAIAFTSGTTGLPRGVVHSQRNLLLPAAALAADRGYDGSLRKGDCLPLTILNLVVLTTLLTSAAGGCCVLTDRRDARGVAAWIERESVTVWNGVPALLHSLLHDPELTPERLASLTEVWSGGANCPEELRAAFRDRFGVPVCATYGLTEAPTVVTIDPPGRHVPGASGVPLPHLDVRVVDDEGVPVPTGELGEILVRAAHAGPWQGAYTPMLGEWTSDGLVSFQGAELRTGDIGRVDGDGWLSIHDRLKLLIMRGGANIYPAEVERVLAQVDGVREAVALGLPDPRLGQRVVAVAEVTRPGATDEATCIAHCRASLARYKVPERVLVLDALPRNAMGKPLRAALPALFASAGEPGEGASTAPRPAT from the coding sequence GTGACCCGCGCGCGCGCCATCACGGAGGCCCTCGACGCGGTGCTCGCCGATGCCCCGGACAGGCCCGCCGTGGTGGGGCCGAGTGGGACGTTGACCTATGCGGCCCTCGACGCGGTGGCCGACGCGGCCGCGGGGTTCCTGGCTGAGCGTGGGGTCCGGCCGGGTGACCGGGTCGCCGCCGCGCTGCCGAACGATCTCGACATCGTGGTCGCGTTCCACGCGGTGGCGCGGCTCGGCGCGATCTGGGTGGGCCTCGGCCGCGCGCTCGCCCGGCCGGAGAAGGACGCCCTGCTGGCCGTCGCCCGGCCCGCGCTCGTCCTGGTCGACCCGGCCGGCTACGCCGCCGAGCACGAGCCGCGCACGACGGCCAGGGCCCTCGGGCGGCCGTCGCCACTGCTCGTCGACCCGGCGGACCCGTCGGGCGACTGGGCCGCCGGCCTGCGCGCGCACGCCGGGGCGCCGCGACGGCCGGCGCCGGACCCGGATCTGCCGGCGGCGATCGCCTTCACCAGCGGCACGACCGGTCTCCCGCGCGGCGTCGTGCACTCCCAGCGAAACCTGCTGCTGCCCGCGGCGGCGCTCGCCGCCGACCGCGGCTACGACGGGAGCCTGCGCAAGGGCGACTGCCTGCCGCTGACCATTCTCAACCTCGTCGTGCTGACGACGCTGCTGACCTCGGCCGCGGGCGGCTGCTGTGTGCTGACCGACCGTCGCGACGCTCGCGGCGTCGCGGCGTGGATCGAGCGTGAGTCCGTCACGGTCTGGAACGGTGTCCCGGCCTTGCTGCACAGCCTGCTCCATGACCCGGAGCTCACTCCCGAGCGGCTGGCGTCGCTGACGGAGGTGTGGTCCGGCGGCGCCAACTGCCCCGAGGAGCTGCGAGCCGCGTTTCGCGACCGGTTCGGTGTACCGGTGTGCGCGACCTATGGGCTCACCGAGGCGCCGACGGTCGTGACGATCGACCCGCCGGGGCGGCATGTCCCCGGAGCCAGTGGTGTCCCGCTGCCGCACCTGGACGTGCGGGTCGTCGACGACGAGGGCGTACCCGTACCCACCGGGGAGCTGGGCGAGATCCTCGTCCGCGCCGCGCACGCCGGGCCGTGGCAGGGCGCCTACACGCCGATGCTGGGCGAGTGGACCAGCGACGGGCTGGTCTCCTTCCAGGGCGCGGAACTCCGTACCGGCGACATCGGCCGGGTGGACGGCGACGGCTGGCTGTCGATTCACGACCGGCTGAAGCTGCTCATCATGCGCGGCGGGGCGAACATCTACCCGGCCGAGGTCGAGCGGGTTCTCGCGCAGGTCGACGGGGTCCGCGAGGCCGTCGCGTTGGGGCTGCCCGACCCGCGGCTGGGCCAGCGGGTCGTCGCCGTCGCGGAGGTGACCCGTCCCGGCGCGACGGACGAGGCGACGTGTATCGCCCACTGCCGGGCCAGCCTCGCGCGCTACAAGGTCCCCGAGCGTGTCCTCGTGCTCGACGCGTTGCCCCGCAACGCCATGGGCAAGCCGCTGCGCGCCGCCCTGCCAGCCCTCTTCGCGTCCGCCGGCGAACCCGGCGAAGGGGCGTCGACGGCCCCGCGACCAGCGACGTAG
- a CDS encoding Zn-dependent alcohol dehydrogenase, with amino-acid sequence MRAAVMTAYDQPLVLEDLERDPLGPHDVAVRVDASGVCHSDLTILTGGVPFPPPVVLGHEAAGTVLETGSQVTRVRPGDRVIASFVPLCGECWNCVRGRGQFCRRAFRVSVTQRWRRPDGALTTAMSGLGAFAEELAVHEWSLVKVDTDLPAEQLALIGCGVATGVGAALNTARVRPGSTVAVIGCGGVGQFVVQGARIAGASRIIAVDPVAFKREKALALGATDAVDPGPDGPAAAVHELTRGRGVDYAFDVVGRPATILATYDAVRDGGTAVIVGMSRQDETVTFPAYELFAREKRLVGCFYGSSQVRSDFPMLVSLVETGRLDIAATVTRRLPLADVNEAFDAMRAGESIRSVLVPDTGNLMGAAA; translated from the coding sequence ATGCGCGCCGCTGTGATGACCGCCTACGACCAGCCCCTGGTCCTCGAGGACCTGGAGCGGGACCCGCTCGGCCCGCACGATGTCGCGGTCCGGGTCGACGCGAGCGGCGTGTGCCACTCCGACCTGACGATCCTGACCGGCGGGGTGCCGTTCCCGCCGCCCGTGGTCCTCGGCCACGAGGCGGCTGGAACCGTCCTCGAGACCGGTAGCCAGGTGACCCGGGTCCGGCCCGGCGACCGGGTCATCGCGAGCTTCGTGCCGCTGTGCGGGGAGTGCTGGAACTGTGTGCGCGGGCGCGGCCAGTTCTGCCGCCGTGCCTTCCGCGTGTCCGTCACCCAGCGCTGGCGGCGGCCGGACGGCGCCCTGACGACGGCGATGAGCGGTCTTGGCGCGTTCGCCGAGGAGCTGGCGGTGCACGAGTGGTCCCTCGTCAAGGTCGACACCGACCTGCCGGCCGAGCAGCTGGCGCTCATCGGCTGCGGGGTGGCGACCGGCGTCGGTGCCGCCCTGAACACCGCCCGGGTCAGGCCCGGATCGACGGTGGCGGTGATCGGCTGCGGCGGTGTCGGGCAGTTCGTCGTCCAGGGAGCCCGCATCGCCGGCGCGAGCCGGATCATCGCCGTCGACCCGGTGGCCTTCAAGCGGGAGAAGGCCCTGGCTCTGGGCGCGACCGACGCGGTGGACCCGGGACCCGACGGGCCGGCCGCCGCGGTGCATGAGCTGACCAGGGGACGCGGTGTCGACTACGCCTTCGACGTGGTGGGCCGGCCCGCCACGATCCTCGCGACCTACGACGCCGTCCGGGACGGCGGAACGGCGGTCATCGTCGGCATGTCGCGGCAGGACGAGACCGTGACCTTCCCGGCGTACGAGCTGTTCGCGCGGGAGAAACGTCTGGTGGGCTGCTTCTACGGGTCGAGCCAGGTCCGCAGCGACTTCCCCATGCTGGTCTCCCTGGTGGAGACCGGGCGGTTGGACATCGCCGCCACGGTCACCCGCCGCCTGCCGTTGGCGGACGTCAACGAGGCCTTCGACGCCATGCGCGCCGGCGAGTCGATCCGCAGTGTGCTCGTGCCCGATACCGGCAACCTGATGGGAGCGGCCGCGTGA
- a CDS encoding phosphotransferase family protein yields MVAGDIRDDAVVSAGVLAWLAARHPGGGDFTLTEWRRPSVGHSNETLLLTVTWTQDTRPHRLEAVLRLPPLLPAFPSYDLRVQAEVQRVVAGHGLPAPTVIAVEEDPAWLGSPFLLMERVQGRVPGEIITMDEFVMSASVEQQARLQWDFLRQLARLHTVDWAAGGLEKIVRGAGASLRQDVQWWADYVRWDTDDAPPAGLVEAVEWCLATAPSDDPARSLLWGDARYGNVMCDDDRRIVAVLDFDLATIGPAEMDLAWNLALDSLLARWTRRSVPGFLDHDAVVDSYQSLLGRELRHFAWHEIFALVRSACVNQRQARLAAKAGTAYPGPTEDDNPLVADVLRRIEKFNG; encoded by the coding sequence ATGGTAGCCGGCGACATCCGCGACGACGCGGTGGTCAGCGCCGGCGTGCTGGCGTGGCTGGCGGCCCGTCACCCCGGGGGTGGCGACTTCACGCTCACCGAGTGGCGCCGGCCGTCGGTCGGCCACTCCAACGAGACGCTGCTGCTCACCGTGACCTGGACGCAGGACACCCGGCCCCACCGCCTCGAGGCGGTCCTGCGGCTGCCGCCGCTGCTGCCGGCGTTCCCCTCCTACGACCTGCGCGTGCAGGCGGAGGTCCAGCGGGTCGTGGCCGGGCACGGGCTCCCGGCGCCGACCGTGATCGCGGTCGAGGAGGACCCCGCGTGGCTCGGCTCGCCCTTCCTGCTGATGGAGCGCGTCCAGGGGCGGGTGCCCGGCGAGATCATCACGATGGACGAGTTCGTCATGTCGGCGAGCGTCGAGCAGCAGGCGCGGCTGCAGTGGGACTTCCTGCGGCAGCTCGCCCGGCTGCACACCGTGGACTGGGCCGCCGGCGGCCTGGAGAAGATCGTGCGCGGCGCCGGGGCCTCGCTGCGGCAGGACGTCCAGTGGTGGGCGGACTACGTGCGGTGGGACACCGACGACGCGCCGCCGGCCGGACTCGTCGAGGCGGTCGAGTGGTGCCTGGCCACGGCGCCGAGCGACGACCCGGCGCGCTCGCTGCTCTGGGGTGACGCCCGCTACGGGAACGTGATGTGCGACGACGACCGGCGGATCGTCGCCGTGCTGGACTTCGACCTGGCGACGATCGGCCCGGCGGAGATGGACCTCGCCTGGAATCTCGCCCTCGACTCGCTGCTGGCCCGTTGGACCCGCCGCTCGGTGCCCGGTTTCCTCGACCACGACGCGGTCGTCGACAGCTACCAGAGCCTGCTCGGCCGGGAGCTGCGCCATTTCGCCTGGCACGAGATCTTCGCGCTGGTCCGGTCGGCCTGCGTCAACCAGCGGCAGGCGCGGCTGGCGGCGAAGGCCGGGACCGCGTACCCGGGCCCGACCGAGGACGACAACCCGCTCGTGGCCGACGTCCTGCGTCGGATCGAGAAGTTCAACGGCTGA
- a CDS encoding class I adenylate-forming enzyme family protein: MEAIGAGPPLSSVDYVRSTTLAAFIAQVCAEHRYREALVFDDPLIGGQTVRWSYGELLTRGRAVARSLIAGKVRPGDRVAILMANRPQAVAAFFGAAIAGAVVVPLSTFSTGPELATLLALADPAVLLAQTRMGNRDFAADLDRAPCRVAAVGRDWDSFLDEGTEVPDALLDDIQAELTPDSDGLVIFSSGTTARPKGVLHTQRAPTVQFWVQARLFGRTPATRMWTALPLFWTAGMNTAMGATLAAGGCWVMQEGFDPGHALRLMERERVTEPYTLPHQARALKEHPAWWTTDLSSLRQVFGKSVFSRHPTVHGDPSWQMPVGWGMSETCAFISAHPSDAGREAMRRSLGGIVPGAEIKVIDPGSGRVVERRVEGELLVRGMTLMKGYLGKDPAETFDAEGWLHTGDLGHLDDDGELHWTGRRTEMIRTGGVNVSPAEIEVQLRACPDVRLARVLGMPDERLGQIAVLCVELTEGADAESVRAFLRPRIASYKIPKRILVFEPGGIPLTESGTKVRDDDLRQLVEPRLAAKTTTNLEGGLNGRGPGDE, from the coding sequence ATGGAGGCCATAGGCGCGGGACCGCCGCTGTCGTCGGTCGACTACGTGCGATCGACGACGCTGGCGGCGTTCATCGCGCAGGTCTGCGCCGAGCACCGGTATCGCGAGGCGCTCGTCTTCGACGACCCGCTGATCGGTGGTCAGACCGTCCGGTGGAGCTACGGCGAGCTGCTCACCCGCGGTCGCGCCGTGGCCCGCTCGCTGATCGCGGGCAAGGTCCGCCCCGGGGACCGCGTCGCGATTCTCATGGCGAACCGGCCACAGGCCGTCGCCGCGTTCTTCGGCGCGGCGATCGCCGGGGCCGTCGTCGTTCCGCTGTCGACCTTCTCCACCGGGCCGGAGCTGGCGACACTGCTCGCGCTGGCCGACCCGGCCGTGCTCCTCGCGCAGACCCGGATGGGCAACCGGGACTTCGCGGCCGACCTCGACCGGGCGCCCTGTCGGGTCGCCGCCGTCGGGCGGGACTGGGACTCCTTCCTGGACGAAGGAACCGAGGTGCCCGACGCGCTCCTCGACGACATCCAGGCGGAGCTGACCCCCGACTCCGACGGCCTGGTCATCTTCAGCTCGGGGACGACGGCGCGGCCCAAGGGGGTGCTGCACACGCAGCGAGCGCCGACCGTCCAGTTCTGGGTTCAGGCCCGGCTGTTCGGCCGCACGCCGGCCACCCGGATGTGGACCGCCCTGCCGCTGTTCTGGACGGCCGGCATGAACACCGCGATGGGAGCCACGCTGGCCGCGGGTGGCTGCTGGGTGATGCAGGAAGGGTTCGATCCCGGGCACGCGCTTCGCCTCATGGAGCGTGAGCGCGTGACCGAGCCGTACACGCTGCCGCACCAGGCCCGCGCCCTGAAGGAACATCCGGCCTGGTGGACGACCGACCTGTCGTCGTTGCGGCAGGTCTTCGGCAAGTCGGTGTTCTCGCGCCACCCGACCGTCCACGGCGACCCGAGCTGGCAGATGCCGGTGGGCTGGGGGATGTCCGAGACCTGCGCCTTCATCTCGGCGCACCCGAGCGACGCCGGCCGCGAGGCGATGCGGCGAAGCCTGGGCGGGATCGTGCCGGGAGCCGAGATCAAGGTGATCGACCCGGGCAGCGGCCGGGTGGTCGAGCGCCGCGTGGAAGGCGAGCTGCTCGTCCGCGGCATGACGCTGATGAAGGGCTACCTGGGCAAGGACCCGGCCGAGACCTTCGACGCCGAAGGCTGGCTGCACACCGGCGACCTCGGGCACCTCGACGACGACGGCGAGCTGCACTGGACCGGCCGCCGTACCGAGATGATCAGGACCGGCGGCGTGAACGTCTCACCCGCAGAGATCGAGGTGCAGCTGCGGGCCTGCCCGGACGTCCGGCTCGCCAGGGTGCTGGGAATGCCCGACGAGCGGCTCGGCCAGATCGCCGTGCTGTGCGTCGAGCTCACGGAGGGAGCCGACGCCGAGTCGGTGCGCGCCTTCCTTCGTCCCAGGATCGCGTCCTACAAGATTCCGAAACGGATTCTGGTCTTCGAGCCGGGCGGCATACCGCTCACCGAGAGCGGGACCAAGGTGCGAGACGACGACCTTCGCCAGCTCGTCGAGCCGCGCCTCGCCGCGAAGACGACGACCAATCTGGAAGGTGGGTTGAATGGCCGTGGGCCAGGAGACGAATGA